In Synergistaceae bacterium, one DNA window encodes the following:
- a CDS encoding type II toxin-antitoxin system PemK/MazF family toxin, with product MVVKQGDIIKLEFNPQAGHEQAGYRPAVVISNDFFNTKTNMTIVCPITGTQNNFPLHIPLDIRTSTQGAILCEHVKALDINQRNYKIIEKIPDDILQRVIDVVFAEIEIL from the coding sequence AAAACAGGGAGACATAATAAAGTTGGAATTCAACCCACAGGCAGGGCACGAGCAGGCGGGATACCGCCCGGCAGTTGTCATAAGCAATGATTTTTTCAACACAAAGACAAACATGACGATAGTCTGCCCGATCACGGGCACGCAAAACAATTTTCCATTACACATCCCGCTTGACATCAGAACTTCGACACAAGGAGCCATCCTGTGCGAACATGTTAAAGCTCTTGACATAAACCAGAGAAATTACAAAATAATTGAAAAAATACCAGACGACATATTGCAAAGAGTAATTGACGTGGTTTTTGCCGAGATAGAAATTTTATAG
- a CDS encoding iron-containing alcohol dehydrogenase, with translation MEILRTFSFALPSRIEYGTGCISRLPDEISFLKSQKPLIVTDKGISASGLLETVTKFLDDAGVKYDIFDGTAANPRDENVHAGADMARKLGTDCLIAIGGGSSIDCAKGISVMATHSGVIQDYRGVEKIPGATLPVITVPTTAGSGSEVTFSAVITDSAKKTKFSLRSTKIAAKVAICDPNLTVSMPRSITASTGMDALTHAIEGYTANCSEPISSAAALYSIELVSKYLRRAVNDGTDIEARAGMLMASLLGAISFSHSDVAAVHCIAESLGGMYDKPHGVCNAVCLPEVMDYSKEYCIEKYSRAAKAMGLTFSTEAEGAAALVAAVRKMSEDVGIPPFSTFNIPRSAYREIAQKSFENLSNASNPRPLSVDDYVVILERLSGEA, from the coding sequence ATGGAAATTTTAAGGACTTTCAGTTTTGCTCTGCCTTCACGCATTGAATACGGAACAGGCTGCATTTCGCGGCTCCCGGATGAGATATCCTTCCTGAAATCACAAAAACCACTTATCGTTACGGACAAGGGGATCAGTGCTTCCGGTTTGCTGGAGACTGTTACGAAATTTCTCGATGACGCGGGTGTAAAGTACGATATTTTCGACGGGACAGCCGCGAACCCCAGGGATGAAAACGTCCACGCCGGAGCCGATATGGCCCGTAAGCTCGGCACCGACTGCCTGATCGCCATAGGCGGCGGCAGTTCCATAGACTGTGCAAAGGGCATAAGCGTTATGGCGACGCATAGCGGAGTAATACAGGATTATCGCGGCGTAGAGAAGATACCAGGCGCCACCCTGCCTGTAATTACTGTCCCGACGACGGCCGGCAGCGGTTCTGAGGTCACGTTCAGCGCTGTTATTACCGACAGTGCAAAAAAGACAAAATTCTCGCTCCGCAGCACTAAAATAGCGGCGAAGGTCGCGATCTGCGATCCAAATCTGACTGTGTCGATGCCGAGATCCATCACAGCCTCGACAGGTATGGACGCGCTCACACACGCGATAGAGGGCTATACCGCCAACTGTTCGGAGCCTATATCCAGTGCTGCTGCGCTCTATTCCATCGAACTGGTATCCAAATACCTGCGCCGTGCGGTGAACGACGGGACGGATATAGAGGCAAGGGCTGGGATGCTTATGGCCAGCCTGCTGGGCGCCATATCATTCAGCCATTCCGACGTTGCGGCCGTACACTGCATAGCTGAGTCCCTCGGCGGCATGTATGACAAGCCGCACGGAGTATGCAACGCCGTCTGTCTCCCCGAGGTGATGGACTACAGCAAGGAGTATTGCATCGAAAAATATTCACGCGCGGCCAAGGCGATGGGGCTGACATTCTCCACCGAGGCGGAGGGAGCCGCCGCTTTGGTAGCCGCGGTACGGAAAATGTCCGAAGATGTAGGGATACCGCCATTTTCAACTTTCAATATCCCAAGATCCGCATACCGCGAGATCGCGCAAAAATCCTTCGAAAATCTCAGCAATGCAAGCAATCCGAGGCCATTGAGCGTTGACGATTATGTGGTGATCCTGGAGAGGCTGAGCGGAGAAGCCTGA